A single Streptomyces mirabilis DNA region contains:
- the istB gene encoding IS21-like element helper ATPase IstB: MTAKRNRGLTEQAADTAVDASCRMLRLPTIRTQYPELAEAALRDQMTYRGFLAELLLSECDDRARRRSERRIKAAGFPRDKSLRQFDFEANPAIDPATINTLAKCEWVKKGLPLCLIGDSGTGKSHLLIALGTEAAMHEYRVKYVLATKLVNELVEAADEKMLAKTIARYGRVDLLCIDELGYMELDRRGAELLFQVLTEREEKNSVAIASNESFGGWTKTFTDPRLCAAIVDRLTFGGNIIETGTDSYRLQQTRARAEQQAERLAAG, from the coding sequence ATGACCGCCAAGCGCAACCGCGGACTGACCGAGCAGGCCGCCGACACCGCCGTCGACGCCTCGTGCCGGATGCTCCGGCTGCCGACCATCCGCACCCAGTATCCCGAGCTGGCCGAAGCCGCGCTTCGCGACCAGATGACCTACCGCGGATTCCTCGCCGAGCTGCTGCTGTCGGAGTGCGATGACCGGGCCCGGCGGCGTTCCGAGCGCCGGATCAAGGCGGCTGGCTTTCCGCGCGACAAGTCGTTGCGGCAGTTCGATTTCGAGGCCAACCCTGCCATCGACCCGGCCACGATCAACACGCTGGCGAAGTGCGAGTGGGTCAAGAAGGGTCTGCCGCTGTGCTTGATCGGCGACAGCGGGACCGGTAAGTCGCACCTGCTCATCGCACTGGGCACCGAGGCGGCGATGCACGAGTACCGGGTCAAGTACGTGCTGGCGACCAAGCTCGTCAACGAGCTGGTGGAGGCCGCGGACGAGAAGATGCTGGCCAAGACCATCGCCCGCTACGGCCGTGTCGATCTCCTTTGTATCGATGAACTTGGATATATGGAGCTTGATCGTCGGGGAGCGGAGCTGCTGTTCCAGGTTTTGACGGAGCGTGAGGAAAAGAACTCCGTGGCGATCGCTTCGAACGAATCGTTCGGAGGGTGGACGAAGACCTTCACCGACCCCCGGCTCTGCGCGGCGATCGTGGACCGGCTCACCTTCGGCGGCAACATCATCGAGACCGGCACCGACTCCTACCGCCTCCAGCAGACCCGGGCCCGCGCCGAACAGCAGGCGGAGCGCCTAGCCGCCGGCTGA
- a CDS encoding PIN domain-containing protein: MSKVCRLSTALRHQEKYDAAYEAVKELRKNTPWHISTRLPDYEPEKVRQHWRDALGAIVEVLPPSAWALQEAAFREANVLAPCKRVAVKDVKHPVKTGSRDAAIWLTAVEYARQNPDETVYFVSKNTNDFGDGSSYKAPMSTDLQGLEERFKHYTSLDPVVAQFTQPTELDEAAVLDRLGSPEAAAAISAEAAAKWTFDATRYWEPGVPRFACSLWPSANTDGSEMPGARMLATGWLHGPKIHRGLVSDVSAYRIGEHVWCTATVRWRLTGLILAKWSTLELLRGLTPEQDLW, from the coding sequence TTGAGCAAGGTCTGCCGCCTCAGCACGGCGCTGAGGCATCAGGAGAAGTACGACGCCGCATACGAGGCCGTCAAGGAGCTGCGCAAGAACACACCTTGGCACATATCCACGCGTCTACCGGACTATGAGCCGGAAAAGGTGCGCCAGCACTGGCGAGATGCTCTCGGCGCCATCGTGGAGGTGCTGCCGCCGAGCGCGTGGGCGCTGCAAGAGGCTGCATTCCGGGAGGCGAACGTTCTCGCGCCCTGCAAGCGGGTCGCGGTAAAGGACGTTAAACACCCGGTGAAGACCGGTTCCCGTGACGCCGCGATCTGGCTGACCGCTGTCGAGTACGCGCGTCAGAACCCGGATGAGACTGTGTACTTCGTCAGCAAGAACACGAACGACTTCGGGGACGGCTCCTCATACAAGGCGCCGATGAGCACAGACCTTCAAGGTCTGGAGGAGCGGTTCAAGCACTACACCTCCCTGGACCCGGTCGTCGCCCAGTTCACTCAGCCCACCGAGTTGGACGAGGCTGCGGTACTGGATCGCCTGGGAAGCCCCGAGGCGGCGGCCGCCATCTCCGCGGAGGCAGCGGCCAAGTGGACGTTCGACGCAACCCGGTACTGGGAACCCGGCGTTCCTCGCTTCGCTTGCTCGCTCTGGCCGTCCGCCAACACGGACGGTAGCGAAATGCCCGGTGCGCGGATGCTCGCCACAGGCTGGTTGCACGGGCCTAAGATCCACCGGGGACTAGTCAGCGACGTGAGCGCCTATCGCATCGGTGAGCATGTGTGGTGCACCGCTACGGTGCGTTGGCGCCTCACCGGCTTGATTCTGGCTAAGTGGTCAACGCTCGAACTGCTTCGGGGGTTGACCCCAGAGCAGGACTTGTGGTGA
- the istA gene encoding IS21 family transposase, with protein MPVSKVELYAAIRHDARVEGLSSRALSAKYGVGRRTVAMALESVWPTPRKQLPARGSRLDAFKATIDQILRDDLDAPRKQRHTVKRVFDRLIEEHDAQGVTYSMVRAYIFQRRPEIRIEEGRGPPQAFVPQTHRPGDEAEVDFGDVWIHLQGVPTKVFLFSLRLSFSGKAVHKIFASCGQEAFLEGHVHALEVLGGVPRGKVRYDNLRAAVSKVLGRTRGRVESDRWTAFRSHFSINSFYCNPGIEGAHEKGGVEGQIGWFRRNHLVPVPKVESLAELNAMVERWDREDDARRILQRALTIGEMFAVERPLLVPLPEEEFETGLVSSLRVDRYAQVSVRTNHYSVPVRLIGRMVRVVLHASELVVYDAHKEVARHERLIAKGGSRLELDHYLEALVRKPGALPGATALDQARSAGKFTPVHDAWWQAACKAHGDAEGTRALISVLLLHRHMVHEHVVAGIATALRAGAMTADAVALEARKWGDADQPTEAAEQERPHRRMDGGATVTSLTERRLAVLPPDPRPLPSVAAYDQLLRFRRRPADGPA; from the coding sequence GTGCCCGTTTCGAAGGTCGAGTTATACGCGGCGATCCGCCATGACGCTCGGGTCGAAGGGCTGTCCAGCAGGGCGTTGTCGGCCAAGTACGGGGTTGGCCGCAGGACGGTCGCGATGGCTCTGGAGTCGGTCTGGCCAACACCGCGCAAGCAGCTCCCCGCCCGGGGCTCGCGCCTGGACGCGTTCAAGGCGACGATCGACCAGATCCTGCGCGACGACCTGGATGCGCCGCGCAAGCAGCGGCATACCGTCAAGCGGGTCTTCGATCGGCTGATCGAGGAGCACGACGCCCAGGGCGTGACGTACTCGATGGTCCGCGCCTACATCTTCCAGCGCCGCCCGGAGATCCGCATCGAGGAGGGCCGCGGGCCGCCTCAGGCGTTCGTGCCGCAGACCCACCGCCCCGGTGACGAGGCGGAGGTCGACTTCGGTGACGTGTGGATCCACCTGCAGGGCGTGCCCACGAAGGTGTTCCTGTTCTCGCTGCGGCTCTCGTTCAGCGGTAAAGCCGTCCACAAGATCTTCGCCTCGTGCGGGCAGGAAGCCTTCCTGGAAGGCCACGTCCACGCCCTTGAGGTGCTCGGGGGCGTGCCGCGCGGCAAGGTCCGCTATGACAATCTGCGCGCCGCGGTGAGCAAGGTTCTGGGCCGCACCCGCGGGCGGGTGGAGAGTGACCGCTGGACGGCGTTCCGGTCGCACTTTTCGATCAACAGTTTCTACTGCAATCCGGGCATCGAGGGCGCCCATGAGAAGGGCGGCGTCGAGGGCCAGATCGGCTGGTTCCGCAGGAACCACCTGGTCCCCGTCCCGAAGGTCGAGTCGCTGGCCGAGCTGAACGCGATGGTGGAGCGCTGGGACCGGGAGGACGACGCGCGCCGGATCCTGCAGAGGGCACTGACGATCGGTGAGATGTTCGCGGTCGAGCGCCCGCTGCTGGTCCCGCTGCCCGAGGAGGAGTTCGAGACCGGACTGGTCTCCTCGCTGCGGGTGGACAGATACGCGCAGGTCAGCGTGCGCACCAACCACTACTCGGTGCCGGTGCGGCTGATCGGGCGGATGGTGCGGGTCGTGCTGCACGCCTCCGAGCTGGTGGTCTACGACGCGCACAAGGAAGTCGCCCGGCACGAGCGGCTGATCGCCAAGGGCGGCTCTCGCCTGGAACTGGACCACTACCTGGAAGCACTGGTCCGCAAGCCAGGTGCGCTGCCCGGGGCCACCGCCCTGGACCAGGCCCGGTCGGCGGGCAAGTTCACCCCGGTCCACGACGCCTGGTGGCAGGCGGCCTGCAAGGCCCACGGCGACGCGGAGGGCACCCGCGCGCTGATCTCCGTGCTGCTGCTGCACCGGCACATGGTCCACGAGCACGTGGTCGCCGGGATCGCGACCGCGCTGCGGGCCGGCGCCATGACCGCCGACGCGGTCGCGCTGGAGGCGCGCAAATGGGGCGACGCCGACCAGCCCACCGAGGCCGCCGAGCAGGAGCGGCCGCATCGGCGGATGGACGGCGGGGCGACAGTGACCTCGCTGACCGAGCGGCGCCTGGCCGTCCTGCCGCCCGACCCCAGGCCGCTGCCGTCGGTGGCCGCCTACGACCAGCTGCTGCGATTCCGCCGGCGTCCCGCCGACGGCCCGGCATGA
- a CDS encoding S1 RNA-binding domain-containing protein produces MMGGPSENPELWAFLESLHRGEFLSGTVTAIERFGVFVALDDGPDHPVFPGVGFISFAELSWRRFEAATDVVQVGQRVSCEFLQFDTWNLEARLSLKATQPDPFQVFADTIAVGQKLPGQVTKLIPFGVFVQVADGIEGLVHLRELAWTPVETPADVVQVGDEITVVVTEIDRGRRRLSLSRRQSSSAGV; encoded by the coding sequence ATGATGGGTGGACCGTCTGAGAACCCAGAACTCTGGGCATTCCTAGAGTCACTGCACCGCGGCGAGTTCCTTTCCGGCACCGTCACAGCGATCGAACGGTTCGGTGTGTTCGTGGCGCTGGACGACGGACCCGACCATCCGGTCTTCCCCGGCGTCGGGTTCATCTCCTTCGCTGAACTGTCCTGGCGACGCTTCGAGGCAGCCACCGACGTCGTGCAGGTCGGGCAGCGCGTCTCATGCGAGTTTCTCCAGTTCGACACATGGAACCTGGAGGCCAGACTGTCCTTGAAAGCCACACAGCCGGACCCCTTTCAGGTATTCGCCGACACCATCGCGGTGGGGCAGAAACTGCCTGGCCAGGTCACCAAGCTGATCCCGTTCGGCGTCTTCGTCCAGGTCGCCGACGGGATCGAGGGACTGGTTCACCTGCGCGAGCTCGCCTGGACACCGGTGGAGACTCCAGCAGATGTCGTCCAGGTCGGCGACGAGATCACGGTGGTCGTCACCGAGATCGACCGAGGGCGACGCAGGCTATCCCTCTCCCGACGACAAAGCTCATCCGCCGGCGTGTGA
- a CDS encoding DUF4240 domain-containing protein, with amino-acid sequence MNEDAFWQLIEECRPTGPDPDAERLAAELTDRLAQSPLFVVTGFAEQLSWTLYRLDRKEHGEGMSSDAFLYTRCAVVAAGRTAFESVIRDPADFVPYATDHSWAESLLYTPDHAYERITGEKWDRNTRYSYESYSNTAGWAD; translated from the coding sequence ATGAACGAAGACGCCTTCTGGCAGCTCATCGAAGAGTGCAGGCCCACGGGACCGGACCCTGACGCCGAACGGCTTGCAGCTGAATTGACCGACCGCCTCGCCCAGTCCCCGCTGTTCGTGGTCACCGGCTTCGCCGAACAGCTGTCATGGACGCTCTACCGTCTGGACCGCAAGGAACACGGAGAGGGAATGTCCAGCGACGCCTTCCTCTACACACGCTGCGCGGTCGTCGCCGCCGGCCGCACCGCGTTCGAAAGCGTCATCCGAGACCCTGCGGACTTTGTCCCGTACGCCACCGACCACAGCTGGGCCGAGAGCCTGCTCTACACACCGGACCATGCATACGAACGCATCACCGGCGAAAAATGGGATCGCAACACCCGCTACTCCTATGAGTCGTACTCGAACACCGCGGGATGGGCTGACTGA
- the mycP gene encoding type VII secretion-associated serine protease mycosin, with the protein MPTRTKQAIRRGQVVSAIVGVLLATGAVTPAHADTVRDQQWYLDAMRAEQMWKTSTGKGITVAVIDSGVQADIPDLRGQVVRGKDFSKRAGDERTDYDGHGTTMAVLIAGTGAKGATMGSYGLAPGAKIMPIRIPGFIERNRTDGNQDDFPTAAAKAIRFAADSDAQVINISAGSTEHSQQLTDAVAYALSKGKLIFAAVGNTGAGLDELEYPAANPGVVGVGAIGKDLKATKESQHGPQVDLVAPGADMVAACLGGTELCNTHGTSDATAIASASASLIWSKHPNWTNNQVLRVMLNTASKPKNGKERTDYLGYGTVRPRIALTNPGDPGQADVYPLPDFKEAAASSSAGSSSASSKPGREPAAAAAESTSGGTPTVWILTGAGVVVLAGGAVLGAMTVRRRRRAASADLMHAAVPPVPGQASWPYGDRNYGGRP; encoded by the coding sequence ATGCCCACCCGTACCAAGCAGGCCATACGGCGTGGCCAGGTCGTATCAGCCATCGTGGGCGTCCTGCTGGCGACTGGCGCCGTGACGCCCGCGCACGCCGACACCGTCCGCGACCAGCAGTGGTACCTGGACGCCATGCGGGCTGAGCAGATGTGGAAGACCAGCACGGGCAAGGGCATCACAGTCGCGGTGATCGACAGCGGTGTTCAGGCAGACATTCCAGACCTGCGCGGTCAGGTGGTGCGGGGCAAGGACTTCTCCAAGCGGGCCGGGGACGAACGCACGGACTACGACGGCCACGGCACCACTATGGCCGTCCTCATCGCTGGTACGGGCGCCAAGGGTGCCACCATGGGCTCGTACGGCTTGGCTCCCGGCGCCAAGATCATGCCGATCCGCATCCCGGGCTTCATCGAACGCAACCGCACTGACGGCAACCAGGACGATTTCCCAACCGCTGCGGCGAAGGCCATCCGCTTCGCGGCCGACTCCGACGCCCAGGTCATCAACATCTCGGCGGGGAGCACTGAGCATTCACAGCAGCTGACCGATGCCGTCGCCTACGCGCTGTCCAAGGGCAAGCTGATCTTCGCGGCTGTAGGCAACACCGGCGCCGGTCTCGACGAACTGGAGTACCCGGCGGCCAATCCCGGCGTCGTGGGCGTCGGAGCGATCGGCAAGGACCTCAAGGCAACGAAGGAGTCGCAGCACGGCCCCCAGGTCGACCTGGTCGCACCGGGCGCGGACATGGTCGCCGCATGTCTCGGCGGTACGGAACTGTGCAATACGCACGGCACCAGCGACGCCACCGCCATCGCCTCCGCGTCAGCCTCTCTGATCTGGTCCAAGCACCCGAACTGGACGAACAACCAGGTCCTGCGGGTCATGCTCAACACCGCGAGCAAGCCCAAGAACGGCAAGGAGCGCACCGATTACCTCGGCTACGGCACCGTCCGCCCCCGCATCGCGCTGACGAACCCTGGCGACCCTGGCCAGGCCGACGTGTACCCGCTGCCCGACTTCAAGGAGGCCGCGGCGTCCTCGTCTGCGGGATCGTCCTCCGCGTCTTCGAAGCCCGGGAGGGAACCGGCGGCCGCGGCGGCCGAATCCACCAGCGGCGGCACCCCAACGGTTTGGATTCTCACGGGTGCTGGAGTGGTCGTGCTCGCTGGTGGTGCGGTCCTGGGCGCCATGACTGTCCGCAGGCGTCGGCGCGCCGCATCCGCTGATCTCATGCATGCGGCCGTGCCGCCGGTGCCGGGCCAGGCGAGTTGGCCGTACGGAGACAGGAACTACGGGGGAAGGCCCTGA
- a CDS encoding ISL3 family transposase yields the protein MVRCDELVGDLFPHLSALLLERVFFECGVIRLMARTRVAEVACPGCAVMSKRVHSTYGRCLADTPVGDRPVLIELTVRRLYCENVRCSRRTFAEQVEGLTVRYGRRTPAARRVLEAVAVALAGRAGSRLAAVLHARVSRTTLLRMVMALPDPAWTVPKVLGVDDFATRRGQHYGTVFIDCETGQPLDLLPGRDAATLANWLREHPGSEIICRDRAGSYAEGARTGAPNAIQVADRFHLWQNLGTAVERSVRRHNNCLKSAAVSDEGLTNDAVADHADAEKEMSPIEARFRERHATVHALLAQGHGIREIARELHMGGNTVRRTARAETPEQLLTGRRQPRPSQLDPYKAHLDKRWAEGSTNAIDLHTELQDLGYRGSYQTISDYLRPRRRLRIRVVAPAPPGVRQVTGWMMRHPEHLGDKERHQFTAVLAKCPELTALHGHVRTFAEILTTRSGQHLKDWITATRTENLPGLHTFTRGLEKDWDAVVQGLTTCWNSGPVEGRVNHIKMIKRQMFGRAKLPLLRKRVLLTAAGNKGTPQP from the coding sequence GTGGTGCGGTGTGATGAGCTCGTCGGTGATCTGTTTCCGCACCTCAGCGCGTTACTGCTGGAGCGTGTGTTCTTCGAGTGCGGAGTGATTCGCCTGATGGCGAGAACTCGGGTGGCTGAGGTCGCCTGCCCCGGATGTGCGGTGATGTCCAAGCGGGTGCACAGTACGTATGGAAGATGCCTTGCCGACACGCCGGTTGGAGATCGACCGGTGCTGATCGAGTTGACCGTGCGGCGTCTGTACTGCGAGAACGTTCGTTGTTCGCGGCGTACGTTTGCCGAGCAGGTCGAGGGGCTGACCGTTCGCTATGGCCGTCGTACGCCTGCCGCCCGGCGAGTTCTGGAGGCTGTCGCCGTCGCGCTCGCCGGCCGGGCCGGGAGCCGTCTCGCTGCTGTTCTGCACGCTCGGGTGAGCCGGACGACACTATTACGGATGGTGATGGCCCTACCCGATCCGGCCTGGACCGTTCCGAAGGTGCTGGGCGTCGACGACTTCGCCACCCGCCGCGGACAGCATTACGGCACTGTGTTCATCGACTGCGAGACCGGTCAGCCTCTGGACCTGTTGCCCGGCCGTGATGCTGCGACCCTGGCCAACTGGCTGCGGGAACATCCCGGTTCCGAGATCATCTGCCGTGATCGCGCCGGTTCTTACGCCGAGGGCGCCCGCACCGGTGCCCCGAACGCGATCCAGGTCGCTGACCGTTTCCACCTCTGGCAGAACCTCGGCACGGCCGTCGAACGGAGCGTGCGCCGCCACAACAACTGCCTGAAGTCGGCTGCCGTCAGTGACGAGGGCCTGACGAACGACGCCGTTGCCGATCATGCGGACGCCGAGAAGGAAATGTCGCCCATCGAGGCACGCTTCCGCGAACGCCATGCGACCGTCCACGCCCTGTTAGCACAGGGACACGGCATCCGCGAGATCGCCCGGGAACTGCACATGGGCGGCAACACCGTGCGTCGCACCGCCCGCGCCGAGACCCCCGAACAACTGTTGACCGGACGGCGCCAGCCCCGGCCCAGCCAACTCGATCCCTACAAAGCTCACCTGGACAAACGCTGGGCAGAAGGATCCACCAACGCAATCGATCTGCACACCGAGCTCCAGGACCTCGGCTACCGCGGCAGCTACCAGACGATCAGCGACTATCTGCGACCGCGGCGGCGGCTACGGATCCGCGTTGTCGCCCCAGCACCTCCGGGCGTCCGTCAGGTCACCGGCTGGATGATGCGGCACCCCGAGCACCTGGGCGACAAAGAACGGCACCAGTTCACCGCAGTCCTCGCCAAGTGCCCCGAACTCACCGCCCTACATGGGCACGTCCGCACCTTCGCCGAGATCCTCACAACACGCTCCGGCCAGCACCTCAAAGACTGGATCACCGCCACCCGCACCGAGAACCTGCCCGGCCTGCACACGTTCACCCGTGGTCTGGAGAAGGACTGGGACGCTGTAGTTCAGGGCCTGACCACCTGCTGGAACTCCGGTCCAGTGGAAGGCCGTGTCAACCACATCAAGATGATCAAACGCCAGATGTTCGGACGAGCCAAGCTCCCCCTGCTCCGCAAACGTGTCCTCCTGACGGCAGCAGGAAACAAGGGGACACCGCAGCCGTAG
- a CDS encoding IS630 family transposase: MAEPVRVRRLTDQEGQKLQQIVRRGSTNSVRYRRAMMLLASAGGNRVPVIAQLVQADEDTVRDVIHRFNEIGLACLDPRWAGGRPRQLSPDDEDFVIQTAITRPTKLGQPFTRWSLRKLVAYLRKVHGHVIRIGREALRCLLARRGVTFQRTKTWKESPDPDREAKLDRIEEVLDRFPDRVFAFDEFGPLGIRPTAGSGWAEQNRPDRLPATYHRTHGVRYFHGCYSVGDDTLWGVNRRKKGAANTLAALKSIRAARPDGAPIYVILDNLSAHKGADIRRWAGKNKVELCFTPTYASWANPIEAHFGPLRQFTIANSNHSNHTVQTRALHAYLRWRNANARHHDVLAAERKERARIRSEKGIRWGGRPLKTAA; the protein is encoded by the coding sequence GTGGCCGAGCCTGTCCGTGTGCGCAGACTGACCGACCAGGAAGGGCAGAAACTGCAGCAGATCGTGCGCCGGGGCAGCACCAACTCGGTGCGCTACCGGCGCGCGATGATGCTGCTGGCCTCGGCCGGCGGGAACCGGGTGCCCGTGATCGCCCAGCTGGTGCAGGCCGACGAGGACACCGTCCGGGACGTGATCCACCGCTTCAACGAGATCGGCCTGGCCTGTCTGGACCCTCGGTGGGCGGGAGGCCGTCCCCGCCAGCTCAGCCCTGACGACGAGGACTTCGTCATCCAGACGGCCATCACCCGCCCGACCAAACTCGGCCAGCCCTTCACCCGCTGGTCCCTGCGCAAGCTCGTCGCCTACCTGCGCAAAGTCCACGGCCACGTGATCCGGATCGGCCGCGAGGCGTTACGCTGCCTGCTCGCCCGCCGCGGCGTGACCTTCCAGCGCACCAAGACGTGGAAGGAATCCCCGGACCCCGACCGCGAGGCGAAGCTGGACCGGATCGAGGAGGTCCTGGACCGTTTCCCCGACCGGGTCTTCGCCTTCGACGAGTTCGGCCCGCTCGGGATCCGTCCCACCGCGGGCTCGGGCTGGGCCGAGCAGAATCGTCCCGACCGGCTGCCCGCCACCTACCACCGCACTCACGGCGTGCGGTACTTCCACGGCTGCTACTCGGTCGGCGACGACACCCTGTGGGGCGTCAACCGCCGCAAAAAGGGCGCCGCCAACACGCTGGCCGCGCTGAAGTCGATCCGTGCCGCCCGGCCCGACGGCGCCCCGATCTACGTGATCCTGGACAACCTGTCCGCCCACAAAGGCGCCGACATCCGTCGCTGGGCGGGGAAGAACAAGGTCGAACTGTGCTTCACCCCGACCTATGCATCCTGGGCGAATCCGATCGAAGCCCACTTCGGACCGCTGCGGCAGTTCACCATCGCCAACTCCAACCACTCCAACCACACCGTCCAGACACGGGCCCTGCACGCCTACCTGCGCTGGCGCAACGCCAACGCCCGCCACCATGACGTCCTGGCCGCCGAACGCAAGGAACGCGCCCGCATCCGCAGCGAGAAAGGCATCCGCTGGGGCGGACGTCCCCTCAAGACCGCAGCGTGA